TATCCAATGCAAATTTCGGCAACAATTGACTTCACCTCATAATAAATATAATACTTAAAAGAAAACTTGTCTAACCCCTTGGCCCAAGATGTATTTGGAACGACCTAAGATGCATCTTGACGGCCGTTTTCGACAAAACTTCTTTTTATTAGACAGGATAATTCGATTAAAAAAGGTATTTCTTTTAAAAGAAATACCTTTCAAACAATAAATATACAGCCTTTTACAGCTTCTTTCAAAATGCGAAAGTGGATTATTATAGCAGAGGGGTGATGCTCATCGCCCTGTAACTATAGTCTTTAAACAGAACTAAAGAAATATTTATAAGGCTTGCTAATTTTCATTATTGCTTTATACTTTTATTCGTTTTTAGAATTATCAAGCAATACGCTCAGAACAAACATCCCGTCATTGTAATTATAATTCATTATTCCGCCGATTCTATCAACAGAAGCTTCTATGCTTTTCATGCCAATGCCGTGGGCAAGAGGATTGCTTTTTTTCGTCACCATATTATTTACATCGACGTAATCGGAAGTGTTTTTAATCATTATGGCAAGCTTATTTTCTATTTCGTTTATCCTTACAAAAATTTCACTGTTTTCCTTCCGGCTTCTTTCACAGGCCTCTATGCTGTTATCCAGCGCATTTCCCAAAAGACGGGCAAGCTCTATTTTATTAAGATAAATAGCCTTTATAAAAATATGGGCGTCAAAATTAATCCCCAGCTCTTTTGCATATTGAGCTTTAATATTAATCAAAGAGTCTATAATAGCCTCTCCCGTATAGTATACGGCTTCATTTGTCCTAAGCTCGTTTTCCAAGGCATGAAGAGACTCTTCCGCCATATCCTTTTGGTTTATATTGATTAAATCGGCGATTACATTGATTTGATTTCTTATGTCATGCTTAAGCTCCCTAAGCTGATTATAGGATTCTTGAAGCAATTTGTAATTTCTTTCTTCATGGGCAAGTATCTGCTCCATTATGGAAAGCCGAAGCTTATTGGAATAAGATTCGATTAAATCGAACACCGCCCAGTTTATGTATAAAAGCCCTGCCACGCAAAACACATAAAGCATAATCCCCTGATGGCTTTGGGAATTGAGAAGAGAATAAAGAGTGACATATAAAATAAGTGAACTTAGCACTGGCATCAATATAATCAAAAGCCAATAGCTGCCGGGAATCTCCTTATCCTTTTTCTTAACGAGCCTGTTATTATAAACTACAAACCAGAAATATATTATTTTTGTTCCTATCATTCCTATTATACGGCTTGTGCCTTGGGTCAGTATATCCTTGGGAAGGCCGATATTTGCTATGGTCATAAGGCTTATAAATATTATTTCAGCAATAAAAATAAGCACTACAAACAAAGCTGAATAAAAAATGCTTTTGGCGAATTTAACCCTATATATAGTATTCGCTATAATGACCAGCACAGTAAATGTCACCGTAATCAGTATAAGCTGGTCCGATGTGAAAAGACCGGTAGTGAAAAGTATAATGCCGCCCAAAGTATATATCAGGGCTATTATGCTTCTCTTTAGGCCCTTATAGGGCAGCAATCCGGAAAAGTAAATAAATACTATCATAAATTCAAAGCAAACGTTTACTGCCTCCACTAAATACCAGTTCATTCTGTCACTCCATAATATAGTTTAAATATGCATCAGAAATCTCTTTTTTAAAATTTCTGCTTACTGGCACCATTTCCCCAGATTTCATTAATAATCCATCTTTAGTTATTTTGTCTATTGCCGTTAAATTAACCAAATAGCTTTTGTGAGGCTTTTTAAACTGATCTCCTATAAGCTCCTTTTCTATATCGCATAAAGGCTTGTTATACTCGTACTGCTTCTGGTCAACCGTATGTAAAGTAACCTTTTTCCGATAAACTTCAAAAAACGATATTTCATCAACGTATACCTTCTTAAACATATCCCTTGTATAAATATCTAGGGTTTTATATTTAGAATTATACTCTTTTAAAATATCCCTTAATTTTTGAATATAAAAGCTTTCATGCTGCCCCTTAATCAAATATCTAAAAGCCCCGACTTCATAACCGTCGATGGAAAACTCCTTATAGTTAGTCAAAAATACGATGATTACCCTTTTATGGTCCTTACGGATTTTTCTGGCTGTCTCAAGCCCGTTAATCCCCTGCATTTCAATATCAAGAAATATAATATCAAAATATTCTGTAAGAAGCGCCTCCAACAGAGCCTCACCGCTGAAATATTTGAATATTTCATAGCTTTTACTATCTGGGATAAGGGTTTTTATCCATCTTTCAACTTCCTGAGATTCTCTTTCCTGATCGTCGCAAATAGCTATTTTCAATATAAATCACCTGCAATCTATGACTTCTATAACGACAGATACAAAAATCAAATATTTATTCCCCATTATAACATTTATAGTATACTTAACATATAAAGTATTTTATTATTTCCAAAAATACAACAAACTTTGACTAAGGGGCTAAAATAAATTTCTTGTAATTTAGCAAATTCACTTTTCCATATAAAATCTCTTTGTATAAGTTTATCATAAAATTGCCGTTTTTGTTAAAAATATGTTCTTTCTTTGCTTACAATTGTAAATACGGCTTTATCAAGGGTATCGCTTTTAAAGTATTCATAACTTTCTTCTTAATATATTTTTGTCCTTTCATGTTAAATATCTAGCTAGTTATAGCTTATCCTTTGATTATACAGGACGCAAGCTATTTTTTACAAACTTTATAATATAAATCTGCAAAAAAAGAATACGGCCCTGTTCTTTTAACGAACAGCGCCGTATTCTTTCTTAAATATCAGCCGTATATGGGTATCAATAAATATGGAATTAGTCTTTTTATATGCGTAAATTCAAGAAATTATATGCTTTCTTCTACGCTTATCCAATTGTATGCATAGTAGTTTATAATTGCCTCATTGCTATCGCTTGGGCTTTCGTTACGTGGCTGACGGTAAAACGTTCCGCTATTTCCGTAAGTGCCCAGAGCAATTATGGTATTTTCTTCAAAACGTACCTTTCTATTAAGCTTCTTCATTGTAACTTTCCTTTCATAAACTATTATACTTTTTATTTTAAGGCGTATTCTCACCGGATACTTTTAAGCCGGCTGAATATTCCCAATTAAACATATATATTTTCAAAACTCATGGCCTCGATAATGCCTTCTGCAAGGCTTGCTATTGTAATAAGCTTTTTATCGGCTTGATAAAACTTTCTTACGGGTATATGGTACTCGTCCTCTATTTTATAAAAAAGCTCAATCACATCATAGACTTTT
This is a stretch of genomic DNA from Anaeropeptidivorans aminofermentans. It encodes these proteins:
- a CDS encoding sensor histidine kinase; protein product: MNWYLVEAVNVCFEFMIVFIYFSGLLPYKGLKRSIIALIYTLGGIILFTTGLFTSDQLILITVTFTVLVIIANTIYRVKFAKSIFYSALFVVLIFIAEIIFISLMTIANIGLPKDILTQGTSRIIGMIGTKIIYFWFVVYNNRLVKKKDKEIPGSYWLLIILMPVLSSLILYVTLYSLLNSQSHQGIMLYVFCVAGLLYINWAVFDLIESYSNKLRLSIMEQILAHEERNYKLLQESYNQLRELKHDIRNQINVIADLININQKDMAEESLHALENELRTNEAVYYTGEAIIDSLINIKAQYAKELGINFDAHIFIKAIYLNKIELARLLGNALDNSIEACERSRKENSEIFVRINEIENKLAIMIKNTSDYVDVNNMVTKKSNPLAHGIGMKSIEASVDRIGGIMNYNYNDGMFVLSVLLDNSKNE
- a CDS encoding LytR/AlgR family response regulator transcription factor encodes the protein MKIAICDDQERESQEVERWIKTLIPDSKSYEIFKYFSGEALLEALLTEYFDIIFLDIEMQGINGLETARKIRKDHKRVIIVFLTNYKEFSIDGYEVGAFRYLIKGQHESFYIQKLRDILKEYNSKYKTLDIYTRDMFKKVYVDEISFFEVYRKKVTLHTVDQKQYEYNKPLCDIEKELIGDQFKKPHKSYLVNLTAIDKITKDGLLMKSGEMVPVSRNFKKEISDAYLNYIME